The following are encoded together in the Arcobacter aquimarinus genome:
- a CDS encoding phytoene desaturase family protein — MRNIDIAVIGSGIGGSLISALNKNKDLILFEKDKNLGGCASTFKRFGTYFNAGATTFVGYENNHPIKNIFDEVGVIPNILESKIAIRTIQNKKIVDRVANFEEFLTNLNNVYYHKNNRVFWKTIKEIDEKFWTLKKVYFAKYGFQAYAKTALFVSELLKEFGFMLFKTAKGYINEVLPNISKEYKAFINSQLLITLQTTSKDLSLLAMSLGLAYPFHKVFYPIGGMGQIIEDLLKDVNIQNKEEIISIKKEQNKYRLISTKNEYLTSKVILNSAIFESSKLFLDENIKKYYDKFSFSDQSAFVVYLKLDLKEELLHHYQIILKEDIPNCISNSFFVSVSDINDEKLSRDGYSITISTHSKAIFWEGLTKDEYEEKKEFTQNFIITEFLNNFDNIKKENIKTLFSATSKTFYRYINRSNCGGKPITAKTIFQLPSCNTPFDGLYNVGDTIFAGQGWPGVAIGVNVLNKELNANS, encoded by the coding sequence ATGAGAAATATTGATATTGCAGTTATTGGAAGTGGAATAGGTGGAAGTCTGATTTCTGCTTTAAATAAAAACAAAGATTTAATTCTTTTTGAAAAAGATAAAAATCTTGGAGGTTGTGCTTCAACTTTTAAAAGATTCGGAACTTATTTTAACGCAGGAGCAACTACTTTTGTAGGATATGAAAACAATCATCCAATTAAAAATATCTTTGATGAAGTAGGAGTTATTCCAAATATTCTTGAGAGTAAAATTGCAATTAGAACAATACAAAACAAAAAAATAGTTGATAGAGTTGCAAATTTTGAGGAGTTTTTAACAAATCTAAACAATGTTTATTATCATAAAAATAATAGAGTTTTTTGGAAAACAATCAAAGAAATTGATGAGAAATTTTGGACTTTAAAAAAAGTATATTTTGCAAAATATGGCTTTCAAGCTTACGCTAAAACAGCTTTGTTTGTATCTGAACTTCTAAAAGAGTTTGGTTTTATGCTTTTTAAAACAGCAAAGGGATATATAAACGAAGTTTTACCAAATATCTCAAAAGAGTATAAAGCTTTTATAAACTCACAACTTTTAATAACTCTTCAAACAACTTCTAAAGATTTATCACTTTTAGCTATGAGTTTGGGTTTAGCTTATCCATTTCATAAGGTTTTTTATCCAATTGGTGGAATGGGACAAATAATAGAAGATTTATTAAAAGATGTAAATATTCAAAATAAAGAAGAAATAATTTCTATAAAAAAAGAGCAAAATAAATATAGATTAATTTCTACAAAAAATGAGTATTTGACTTCAAAAGTTATATTAAATTCTGCAATTTTTGAAAGTTCAAAACTATTTTTAGATGAAAATATAAAAAAATATTATGATAAATTTTCATTTTCAGACCAGAGTGCTTTTGTGGTTTATTTAAAATTGGATTTAAAAGAGGAACTTTTACATCACTATCAAATAATTTTAAAAGAGGATATTCCAAATTGTATTTCAAACTCATTTTTTGTTTCTGTTTCTGATATAAATGATGAAAAATTATCACGTGATGGTTATAGTATAACAATTTCAACCCACTCAAAAGCGATATTTTGGGAAGGTTTAACAAAAGATGAATATGAAGAAAAAAAAGAGTTTACACAAAATTTTATAATAACAGAGTTTTTAAATAATTTTGATAATATAAAAAAAGAGAATATAAAAACCCTTTTTAGTGCTACTTCAAAAACTTTTTACAGATACATAAATAGAAGTAATTGCGGTGGAAAACCAATAACCGCAAAAACAATATTTCAACTTCCAAGTTGCAACACTCCTTTTGATGGATTGTACAATGTTGGAGATACAATTTTTGCAGGTCAAGGCTGGCCAGGAGTTGCTATTGGGGTAAATGTTTTAAACAAGGAATTAAATGCAAACAGTTGA
- a CDS encoding cryptochrome/photolyase family protein, which produces MKQVLWFRRDLRINDSAILANAKDEVLPIFIFDKNILDKFSKDDKRVTFIYKSVLQLKEDLKEIGLDLAIFYSTPIEIFETLKNQGFDSILCSIDFDNYAKKRDEEINKIIPMQTFTDSFITHPNNCLKKDNTPYKVFTPYYKSLEFIWESESLVLFERNKNLKKIEFDYDFIPTLEDMGFNEQKLPEFLEKSADELINEFSLKISEYQEGRDFFYKNATSNLAVHLRFGLISPRELFNKIKKMRAIKSQKDFYIRELFWREFYNYILFHFPKSEFENLNDIKVNWNKDETIFQKWCEGNTGVPLIDAAMRYFNLTGTMHNRLRMIVSSYLTKNLLIDWKKGEEYFASKLLDYEASSNIGSWQWAASTGADAVPYFRVFNPYLQSAKFDKEAVFIKSVIPELKDVNAKLIHSENGVQSNIFLDYPKQLVSIEYSRNRAIEEFKRANNEKY; this is translated from the coding sequence ATGAAACAAGTTTTATGGTTTAGAAGAGATTTAAGAATAAACGATAGTGCGATATTAGCAAATGCAAAAGATGAAGTATTGCCTATTTTTATTTTTGATAAAAATATCTTAGATAAATTTTCTAAAGATGATAAAAGAGTTACATTTATTTATAAAAGTGTTTTACAACTAAAAGAAGATTTGAAAGAAATAGGGCTAGATTTAGCTATATTTTACTCAACTCCTATAGAGATTTTTGAAACTCTAAAAAATCAAGGCTTTGATTCTATTTTATGTTCAATTGATTTTGATAACTATGCAAAAAAAAGAGATGAAGAGATAAATAAAATCATCCCTATGCAAACTTTTACCGATTCATTTATTACTCATCCAAATAATTGTCTAAAAAAAGATAACACACCTTATAAAGTTTTTACTCCATATTATAAATCTTTAGAGTTTATTTGGGAGAGTGAGAGTTTAGTTTTATTTGAAAGGAATAAAAATCTAAAAAAAATTGAGTTTGATTATGATTTTATTCCAACTTTAGAAGATATGGGATTTAATGAGCAAAAATTACCAGAATTTTTAGAAAAAAGTGCAGATGAACTTATAAATGAATTTTCTTTAAAAATTTCAGAATATCAAGAAGGGCGAGATTTTTTTTATAAAAATGCAACTTCAAATTTAGCTGTTCATTTAAGATTTGGTCTTATAAGTCCAAGAGAACTTTTTAATAAAATCAAAAAAATGAGAGCTATAAAAAGCCAAAAAGATTTTTATATAAGAGAGCTTTTTTGGAGAGAGTTTTATAACTATATTTTGTTTCATTTTCCAAAAAGTGAATTTGAAAATCTAAATGATATAAAAGTAAATTGGAATAAAGATGAAACTATTTTTCAAAAATGGTGTGAAGGAAATACTGGCGTTCCTTTGATTGATGCGGCTATGAGATATTTTAATTTAACTGGAACTATGCACAATCGTTTAAGAATGATTGTTTCTTCATATCTAACAAAAAATTTGCTAATTGATTGGAAAAAAGGAGAAGAGTATTTTGCTTCAAAACTTCTTGATTATGAAGCAAGTTCAAATATTGGTTCTTGGCAATGGGCAGCAAGTACTGGCGCTGATGCAGTGCCATATTTTAGAGTTTTTAATCCTTATTTACAATCAGCGAAATTTGATAAAGAGGCTGTTTTTATAAAATCAGTAATTCCAGAACTAAAAGATGTAAATGCAAAACTCATTCATAGCGAAAATGGTGTTCAATCAAATATATTTTTAGATTATCCAAAACAATTAGTTTCTATTGAATACTCAAGAAATAGGGCTATTGAAGAGTTCAAAAGAGCAAACAATGAGAAATATTGA
- a CDS encoding YbgA family protein has product MNLGVSSCLIGTKCRYDGVGASDKFIVDILQKYFKTVPYCPETIIWGSPREAIRQVHDENGELKILTSTKNPKDVTKELDDISEQCSDEIKNDDLCGFILKSASPTCGLERVKIYKPFNAPSVKQGVGVFARKIKEKYPYLPVEEEGRLIDPWLRENFLMQIFAYQHLHEFLKSNPTFNDLVIFHTSYKYLIYSKSQKSYTTLGRIVANKEKNQLNEVLEEYKEEFLKAISQKGSVNKTYNVLLHIFGYFKKLITKEEKEEILQALGEYKEKIIPLIAVMKIINLYVKRFDVQYLKVQKFLNPYPSELALRSDIKAYK; this is encoded by the coding sequence ATGAATTTAGGCGTATCATCTTGTTTAATAGGTACAAAGTGTAGATATGATGGAGTTGGTGCTAGTGATAAATTTATAGTTGATATTTTGCAAAAATATTTTAAAACAGTTCCTTATTGTCCTGAAACTATAATTTGGGGAAGCCCTAGAGAGGCTATACGACAAGTTCATGATGAAAATGGGGAATTAAAAATCCTAACTTCTACTAAAAATCCAAAAGATGTGACAAAAGAGCTTGATGATATTTCAGAACAGTGTTCAGATGAAATTAAAAATGATGATTTGTGTGGTTTTATTTTAAAATCAGCATCTCCAACCTGTGGACTTGAAAGAGTAAAAATCTATAAACCTTTTAATGCTCCAAGTGTAAAACAAGGAGTTGGAGTATTTGCAAGAAAAATAAAAGAGAAATATCCATATTTGCCAGTTGAAGAAGAGGGAAGATTGATTGACCCATGGCTTAGGGAAAACTTTTTGATGCAGATTTTTGCTTATCAACATCTACACGAGTTTTTAAAATCAAATCCAACTTTTAATGATTTAGTGATTTTTCACACTTCATATAAATATCTTATTTATTCAAAATCTCAAAAATCATATACAACTTTAGGAAGAATTGTTGCAAATAAAGAAAAAAATCAACTAAACGAAGTTTTAGAAGAGTATAAAGAGGAGTTTTTAAAAGCTATTAGTCAAAAAGGAAGTGTAAATAAAACTTATAATGTTCTACTTCATATTTTTGGATATTTTAAAAAACTTATAACAAAAGAGGAAAAAGAGGAGATTTTACAAGCTTTAGGTGAATATAAAGAAAAAATTATTCCTTTAATTGCTGTTATGAAAATAATAAATTTATATGTAAAAAGATTTGATGTACAGTATTTAAAAGTGCAAAAATTTTTAAATCCATATCCAAGTGAATTAGCTTTACGAAGTGATATTAAGGCTTATAAATAA
- a CDS encoding 3'-5' exonuclease, whose protein sequence is MIILDFETNTANIGDVIEVAAVKIDKDLKILDKFHRYYLSRFPVNFYSYAVHRLTPELILDYRKDKSYSSYFSEDEDFEKFCYKSETLIAHNITFELRHINNRVKFQNHICTMSENKKIVNVFGKNGRVKNPKLDETCLYYGIEFEADKYHSATYDVTKTYEILKRMNLKL, encoded by the coding sequence ATGATAATTTTAGATTTTGAGACAAATACAGCAAATATTGGTGATGTAATAGAAGTAGCAGCAGTTAAGATAGATAAAGATTTAAAAATTTTGGATAAATTTCATAGATATTATCTTTCAAGATTTCCAGTTAATTTTTATTCTTATGCGGTTCATAGATTAACTCCTGAATTAATCCTTGATTATAGAAAAGATAAATCTTATAGTTCCTATTTTAGTGAAGATGAAGATTTTGAAAAGTTTTGTTACAAAAGTGAGACCTTGATTGCTCATAACATAACTTTTGAATTAAGACATATAAATAATAGAGTTAAGTTTCAAAATCACATTTGTACTATGAGTGAAAATAAAAAGATTGTAAATGTTTTTGGAAAAAACGGAAGAGTAAAAAATCCAAAACTTGATGAAACTTGTTTATATTATGGAATAGAATTTGAAGCAGACAAATATCATAGTGCCACTTATGATGTGACAAAAACCTATGAAATTCTAAAAAGAATGAATCTAAAACTATAA
- a CDS encoding DUF309 domain-containing protein encodes MKLEEDLRKVIFLLLEDEFIESHDFLERLWRVYKNDEKSRKESFILKAFVNATVSFELYKMKRFEHSNNVWNTYKKYEYLTDEIESTNSSNYRKIKEIIYEKREKYIK; translated from the coding sequence ATGAAGTTAGAAGAGGATTTGAGAAAAGTTATTTTTTTATTATTAGAAGATGAATTTATAGAAAGTCATGATTTTTTAGAAAGACTTTGGAGGGTTTATAAAAATGATGAAAAGAGTAGAAAAGAGTCTTTTATTTTAAAAGCTTTTGTAAATGCAACAGTTAGTTTTGAACTTTATAAAATGAAAAGATTTGAACATTCAAATAATGTTTGGAATACTTATAAAAAGTATGAATACTTAACAGATGAAATAGAATCAACAAATAGTTCAAATTATAGAAAAATAAAAGAGATAATTTATGAAAAAAGAGAAAAATATATAAAATGA
- a CDS encoding flagellin has protein sequence MQINSNSVLNQNVYLNANQALNRIATGVELNQSSDNASGLAIANNLLTQSNGYAQAIENTNSAIAATQIASGATNEQSKILDNVREKLLQASTDTTSQEGRDAILKDIKSQLEQFDKIASSTNYNGQTLLQKNETDSSASDVQQYQSGLKGENLIETSAVQSNTTGLGLSDLVNQNASTFTSADARGFLEKIDTAVNGLNDIRSEIGAVQNQLESSGRSLTMQNTNTLNAASMFDTNYAKESSNFSKQNILAQIGAFGQAQANNINQQMVSRLLG, from the coding sequence ATGCAAATAAATTCTAACTCTGTCTTAAATCAAAATGTATATTTAAATGCAAACCAAGCATTAAATAGAATTGCAACAGGTGTTGAACTAAATCAATCAAGTGATAATGCTTCTGGTTTAGCAATAGCAAATAATCTATTAACTCAATCAAATGGTTATGCCCAAGCAATAGAAAATACAAATTCAGCAATTGCAGCAACACAAATAGCATCAGGTGCAACAAATGAACAATCAAAAATTTTGGATAATGTAAGAGAAAAACTTTTACAAGCTTCAACTGATACTACGAGCCAAGAAGGAAGAGATGCTATTTTAAAAGATATAAAATCTCAACTTGAACAGTTTGATAAAATAGCAAGTAGTACAAATTATAATGGACAAACTCTACTTCAAAAAAATGAAACTGATAGTTCAGCCTCAGACGTACAACAATATCAATCAGGTTTAAAAGGTGAAAATTTAATTGAAACTTCTGCTGTTCAATCAAATACAACGGGATTGGGATTAAGTGATTTAGTAAATCAAAATGCTTCTACTTTTACATCTGCCGATGCAAGAGGTTTTTTAGAAAAAATTGATACAGCTGTAAATGGATTAAATGATATTAGAAGTGAAATAGGAGCTGTTCAAAATCAGCTTGAAAGTTCAGGAAGAAGTTTAACAATGCAAAATACTAATACTTTAAATGCAGCTTCAATGTTTGATACAAATTATGCAAAAGAGTCATCAAACTTCTCTAAGCAAAATATCTTAGCTCAAATTGGAGCTTTTGGACAAGCTCAAGCAAATAATATAAACCAACAAATGGTTTCAAGGCTTCTTGGTTAA
- a CDS encoding glycine zipper 2TM domain-containing protein → MKKLLSILLFSGSLLFANNNSIGLDTLVGATIGVAIGNQIGDGNGRDVAKVAGGLLGAAIANNSRTPTYSNNNAYYNNNSYDNGYERSTTYVNNHYYNGYDRSYIYDRPSPQVTIVYQNYDRYYPKHHYKKHYHPNYHGHPKHYKKHYYGR, encoded by the coding sequence ATGAAAAAATTATTATCAATACTACTATTTTCTGGTTCTTTACTTTTTGCTAATAATAACTCAATAGGTTTAGATACTTTAGTTGGAGCTACTATTGGAGTTGCTATTGGAAATCAAATAGGAGATGGAAATGGCAGAGATGTTGCGAAAGTAGCAGGTGGCTTATTAGGTGCTGCAATTGCAAATAATTCAAGAACACCAACATATTCAAATAATAATGCTTATTACAACAATAACTCTTATGATAATGGTTATGAAAGATCTACAACTTATGTGAATAATCACTATTATAATGGTTATGATAGAAGCTATATTTACGATAGACCATCACCCCAGGTTACAATAGTTTATCAAAATTATGATAGATATTATCCAAAACATCATTATAAGAAACATTATCATCCAAACTATCATGGACACCCAAAACATTATAAAAAACATTATTACGGAAGATAA
- a CDS encoding sensor histidine kinase, with translation MLQEKRQILQNYSNEFIYNLKELHINIDKQNIYPRDERFKSAIFDSDKKKIFSTLNSLDVSLDDVIYLSDDYIHFIKEPEAYYLGAKYIIIEVPDDKIWFENIKYKVAIYFSFAFLFMIFIGYFISKLFLKPMRDALHLLDRFIKDTTHELNTPVTAIITNIEMIDKNKLDERLLKKINRIEIGAKTISNIYEDLTFVTLNNQIISNNENINLSSIVRQRVDFFSSLANMKKINFQVYVKDDIFIFCDVKKISKLIDNLLSNAIKYNKISGFIRVILSKNCLIIEDSGKGIDKENLSKLFQRYSRFDKSVGGFGIGLNIVSLIAKEYDFKIDISSKIDIGTKVKVRW, from the coding sequence ATGTTACAGGAAAAAAGACAAATTTTACAAAATTATTCAAATGAATTCATTTATAATTTAAAAGAACTTCATATAAATATTGATAAACAAAATATATATCCAAGAGATGAGAGATTTAAATCAGCTATTTTTGATAGTGATAAAAAAAAGATATTTTCTACTTTAAATTCTTTGGATGTAAGTTTAGATGATGTTATATATTTGAGTGATGATTATATTCATTTTATAAAAGAACCAGAAGCTTATTATTTAGGAGCAAAATATATTATTATTGAAGTTCCTGATGATAAAATTTGGTTTGAAAATATTAAATATAAAGTTGCTATTTATTTTTCTTTCGCATTTTTATTTATGATTTTTATAGGTTATTTTATATCAAAACTTTTTTTAAAACCTATGAGAGATGCATTGCATTTATTGGATAGATTTATTAAAGATACAACTCATGAGTTAAATACTCCAGTAACTGCTATTATTACAAATATTGAGATGATAGATAAGAATAAATTAGATGAAAGGTTGTTAAAAAAGATAAATAGAATAGAAATAGGAGCAAAAACTATATCAAATATTTATGAAGATTTAACATTTGTTACATTAAATAATCAAATTATTTCAAATAATGAAAATATAAATCTATCTTCGATAGTAAGGCAAAGAGTTGATTTTTTTTCTAGCTTAGCAAATATGAAAAAAATAAATTTTCAAGTTTATGTAAAAGATGATATTTTTATATTTTGTGATGTGAAAAAAATCTCTAAATTAATAGATAATTTATTATCAAATGCTATTAAATATAATAAAATCTCAGGATTTATAAGAGTTATTTTAAGTAAAAATTGTTTGATTATTGAAGATAGTGGAAAAGGAATAGATAAAGAAAACTTATCAAAACTCTTCCAAAGATATTCAAGATTTGATAAAAGTGTAGGTGGTTTTGGAATAGGCTTAAATATTGTATCTTTGATTGCAAAAGAGTACGACTTCAAAATAGATATTAGTTCAAAAATTGATATTGGAACAAAGGTAAAAGTGAGATGGTAA
- a CDS encoding response regulator transcription factor, giving the protein MKSKILLLEDDLNLSETVADYFEEQGFEVVCVYDGDDAVSSIYEHHFDLLLLDVNVPSKNGFQVLKEVRVDKKNVPAIFITSLNSMDSLEEGFSSGCDDYIRKPFELKELLIRVQTILKREFSHKSELVNISSTITFNPISNELKENGIEIKLNLKELKLLKFFLQHPNELLIHDRIYDYVWDYDEEYSDNSLRTYIKNLRKILGKDKIVSLKKLGYRFNQE; this is encoded by the coding sequence ATGAAGAGTAAAATATTATTATTAGAGGATGATTTGAATCTAAGTGAAACGGTTGCTGATTATTTTGAAGAGCAAGGTTTTGAAGTAGTTTGCGTATATGATGGAGATGATGCTGTTTCATCTATATATGAACATCATTTTGATTTACTTCTTCTTGATGTAAATGTTCCTTCAAAAAATGGTTTTCAAGTTTTAAAGGAAGTTAGAGTTGACAAAAAAAATGTGCCAGCAATTTTTATTACATCTTTAAATTCAATGGATTCTTTAGAAGAAGGATTTTCAAGTGGATGTGATGATTATATTAGAAAACCTTTTGAATTAAAAGAATTACTAATAAGAGTTCAAACTATTTTGAAAAGAGAATTTTCTCATAAAAGCGAACTTGTAAATATTTCTTCTACGATTACTTTTAACCCAATTTCAAATGAATTAAAAGAGAATGGTATTGAAATAAAACTAAATTTAAAAGAATTAAAACTTTTAAAATTCTTTTTACAACATCCAAATGAACTTTTAATTCATGATAGAATTTATGATTATGTTTGGGATTATGATGAAGAATATAGTGATAATTCTTTGAGAACTTATATTAAAAATCTTAGAAAAATATTAGGAAAAGATAAAATTGTTAGTCTTAAAAAACTCGGTTATAGATTTAACCAAGAGTGA
- a CDS encoding DUF1104 domain-containing protein — protein MMKKVLLVFFLLLSVVFAKKEDYSEMSTQELIEIIGYIKEQNKESFLKELNSRIPKMNEQEKLQYDRRINQEILEEKIEDEE, from the coding sequence ATGATGAAAAAGGTTTTGTTAGTATTTTTTTTATTACTAAGTGTAGTTTTTGCTAAAAAAGAGGATTATTCAGAGATGAGTACCCAAGAGTTGATAGAGATTATTGGGTATATAAAAGAACAAAATAAAGAATCTTTTTTAAAGGAATTAAACTCTAGAATTCCAAAAATGAATGAACAAGAAAAATTACAGTATGACAGAAGAATAAATCAAGAAATTTTGGAAGAGAAAATAGAAGATGAAGAGTAA
- a CDS encoding winged helix-turn-helix domain-containing protein, producing MKELKSFNVCSHSTLIDERLNNYLSSYSNNSFNFFNQNELIDIINTKEIHIVITKYNYELLKKIRILNKQIHIIAYLDDLNHTHFLESLELSQIKFIQNVDCLNTFIDSLKECIKNLDSNNSNILALKNGFIYDEYNKNLFKDNKMIVLTKKGKLFLDFLIKNRTKALSYEEINSEIWNNLMTQDALRSLIKEIRKKTYKEIIKNVSGIGYRIDL from the coding sequence TTGAAAGAATTAAAAAGTTTTAATGTTTGCTCTCATTCAACTTTGATAGATGAAAGATTAAATAATTATCTTTCTTCTTATTCAAATAACTCTTTTAATTTTTTCAATCAAAATGAATTGATTGATATAATAAACACAAAAGAAATTCATATAGTAATTACAAAATATAACTATGAATTATTAAAAAAAATTAGAATTTTAAATAAACAAATTCACATAATTGCATACTTAGATGACTTAAATCATACACATTTTTTAGAGAGTTTAGAGTTGTCTCAAATAAAATTTATTCAAAATGTAGATTGTTTAAATACTTTTATAGATAGTTTAAAAGAGTGTATAAAAAATCTTGATTCTAATAATTCAAACATATTAGCTTTAAAAAATGGTTTTATTTATGATGAATATAATAAAAATTTATTTAAAGATAACAAAATGATAGTTTTAACAAAAAAAGGAAAACTTTTTTTAGATTTTTTAATAAAAAATAGAACAAAAGCTTTAAGTTATGAAGAAATAAATAGTGAAATTTGGAACAATTTGATGACTCAAGACGCCTTAAGATCCTTGATTAAAGAGATAAGAAAAAAAACTTATAAAGAGATAATAAAAAATGTTTCAGGTATTGGTTATAGAATAGATTTATGA